In Xanthomonas sacchari, a genomic segment contains:
- a CDS encoding chemotaxis protein CheW — protein sequence MSSYASNDEIRGVLILAGSERVLLPNATIAEVMSRVPVEPLPDAPHWLLGQIAWYGWKVPLVSFARLTGLGAETVATNNKIVVLKALGGNPDLPYVALLTQSFPQLISVPRDGLLADASEETLPPGVHMRVLLGEQSALLPDLEAIEGMVVERFAAVS from the coding sequence ATGAGCAGCTACGCCAGCAACGACGAAATCCGCGGTGTCCTCATCCTGGCCGGCAGCGAGCGCGTGCTGCTGCCCAACGCCACCATCGCCGAAGTGATGTCGCGCGTGCCGGTCGAACCGCTGCCCGACGCCCCGCACTGGCTGCTCGGCCAGATCGCCTGGTACGGCTGGAAAGTGCCGCTGGTCTCCTTTGCCCGCCTGACCGGCCTGGGCGCCGAAACCGTCGCCACCAACAACAAGATCGTCGTGCTCAAGGCCTTGGGCGGCAATCCCGACCTGCCCTACGTGGCCCTGCTGACCCAATCCTTCCCGCAACTGATCTCCGTCCCCCGCGACGGCCTGCTCGCCGACGCCTCCGAAGAAACCCTCCCGCCCGGCGTGCACATGCGCGTGCTGCTGGGCGAGCAGAGCGCGTTGCTTCCGGATCTGGAGGCGATCGAGGGGATGGTGGTGGAGCGGTTTGCGGCGGTTTCATAA
- a CDS encoding alpha-L-fucosidase, producing MPNRPLSPLRWLAALGLTALTAPPLLAQNFAEVKPSPQQVAWQDLEFGVIVHFGTNTFLDREWGDGTASPKVFAPDQVDPAQWARASKAAGAKYLILVAKHHDGFALWPTEDSAYSVKNSPWLGGKGDLVKMTGEAVRKEGMGFGIYLSPWDRHEPKYADPKAYDKFYAAQLVDLASHYGPLTEWWLDGAGSAGHVYNFDKYMEELRTYQPNAMVFADTALFEYGDVRWVGNEAGVIEGENWNTIDRHGYLRWRPVEVDTPLHKLQWFWHPNSDQTLKSVDELVQIWEDSVGRGGQLVLGIAPDKRGLLPEADVKRLEEMGQALQARYGADRNLVRGRLKSDDGIAAAVDGDRDTFWSAPDGSHHATLELQFKQPVTFDTALSMEWLNDGQLVQKYAVEVFRDGAWVKVAQAQAIGHMKIDHFPAVTASRVRLNILSSVDAAHIREFQLFNVGAGATR from the coding sequence ATGCCGAACCGCCCGCTCTCTCCGCTCCGCTGGCTGGCCGCGCTCGGCCTGACCGCCCTGACCGCGCCACCGCTGCTCGCCCAGAACTTCGCCGAGGTCAAACCCTCGCCGCAGCAGGTGGCCTGGCAGGACCTGGAATTCGGGGTGATCGTGCATTTCGGCACCAACACCTTCCTGGATCGCGAGTGGGGCGACGGCACCGCCAGCCCGAAGGTGTTCGCACCGGACCAGGTGGACCCGGCGCAGTGGGCGCGCGCCTCCAAGGCGGCCGGCGCCAAGTACCTGATCCTGGTCGCCAAGCACCATGACGGCTTCGCGCTGTGGCCCACCGAGGACAGCGCCTATTCGGTGAAGAACAGCCCGTGGCTCGGCGGCAAGGGCGACCTGGTGAAGATGACGGGCGAGGCCGTGCGCAAGGAAGGCATGGGCTTCGGCATCTATCTGTCGCCGTGGGACCGCCACGAACCCAAGTACGCCGACCCCAAGGCCTACGACAAGTTCTACGCCGCACAGCTGGTGGACCTGGCCTCGCACTACGGCCCGCTCACCGAGTGGTGGCTGGACGGCGCCGGCAGCGCCGGCCACGTGTACAACTTCGACAAGTACATGGAAGAGCTGCGCACCTACCAGCCCAACGCCATGGTCTTCGCCGACACCGCGCTGTTCGAGTACGGCGACGTGCGCTGGGTCGGCAACGAGGCCGGGGTGATCGAAGGCGAAAACTGGAACACCATCGATCGCCACGGCTACCTGCGCTGGCGCCCGGTCGAGGTGGACACGCCGCTGCACAAGCTGCAGTGGTTCTGGCACCCGAACAGCGACCAGACGCTGAAGAGCGTCGACGAGCTGGTGCAGATCTGGGAAGACAGCGTCGGCCGTGGTGGCCAGCTGGTGCTGGGCATCGCCCCGGACAAGCGCGGCCTGCTGCCCGAGGCCGACGTCAAGCGGCTGGAGGAAATGGGCCAGGCGCTGCAGGCGCGCTACGGCGCCGACCGCAACCTGGTGCGCGGCCGGCTCAAGAGCGACGACGGCATCGCCGCGGCGGTGGACGGCGACCGCGACACCTTCTGGAGCGCGCCGGACGGTTCGCACCACGCCACGCTGGAGCTGCAGTTCAAGCAGCCGGTGACCTTCGACACCGCGCTGTCGATGGAATGGCTCAACGACGGCCAGTTGGTGCAGAAGTACGCGGTGGAAGTGTTCCGCGACGGCGCCTGGGTCAAGGTGGCGCAGGCGCAGGCGATCGGCCACATGAAGATCGACCACTTCCCCGCGGTCACCGCTTCGCGCGTGCGCTTGAACATTTTGTCCAGCGTCGATGCCGCGCATATCCGCGAGTTCCAGTTGTTCAACGTGGGTGCCGGCGCGACGCGCTGA
- a CDS encoding chemotaxis protein CheB — protein sequence MFANDGDAASTPVALLARPGKARERLREALHLVGATIVLEDEPGAIDAQTLADAAPSAVLIALEPAIEDALERLDAALAMPGVTVIFDEAELAARREGWEAQRWARHLAAKLQGHQDVLPPGRETETGLQPEPGLPETPAQLHDNASIGLHVDEATSFAEAAPEDGMYTWQPPADVAPGFEELQFARAEAAASEASAVPAAPHVDATPAAPAAAPAALPASAWSLVDDDAPLSAPQPREPQRSVQFSTEGLSLVALESEEPASTSSTGARADVARGAVLVMAGIGGPDAIRRLLAALPESFPLPLLVQLRLDGGRYGNLVKQIARVSALPVLLAEAGEAVAPGNVYILPDDVGVHGTAGLRFVAQDAGASVVAGLPAAHSAVLLLSGSDPQQVDAVLALAAQGAWVAGQSGDGCYDPAAGAQLILQGHPGGDPAQLAQALTARWSG from the coding sequence GTGTTCGCGAATGACGGCGATGCCGCTTCCACGCCGGTCGCCTTGCTGGCCCGTCCCGGCAAGGCGCGCGAGCGCCTGCGTGAAGCGCTGCACCTGGTCGGCGCGACGATCGTGCTGGAAGACGAGCCCGGCGCGATCGATGCGCAGACCCTGGCCGATGCCGCGCCCAGCGCGGTGCTGATCGCGCTGGAGCCGGCCATCGAGGATGCGCTGGAGCGGCTGGATGCGGCGCTGGCGATGCCCGGCGTCACCGTGATCTTCGACGAGGCCGAGTTGGCCGCGCGCCGCGAAGGCTGGGAGGCGCAGCGCTGGGCGCGGCATCTGGCGGCCAAGCTGCAAGGCCACCAGGACGTGCTGCCGCCCGGCCGCGAGACCGAGACCGGCCTGCAGCCGGAGCCGGGCCTGCCGGAGACGCCGGCGCAATTGCACGACAACGCGTCGATCGGCCTGCACGTCGACGAAGCCACCAGCTTCGCCGAGGCCGCGCCGGAAGACGGCATGTACACCTGGCAGCCGCCAGCCGACGTCGCCCCCGGTTTCGAGGAACTGCAGTTCGCGCGCGCCGAGGCCGCGGCGAGCGAAGCATCTGCGGTGCCGGCGGCACCGCATGTTGATGCCACGCCGGCCGCGCCCGCAGCCGCACCCGCGGCGTTGCCCGCCAGTGCCTGGTCGCTGGTCGACGACGACGCGCCACTGAGCGCGCCGCAGCCGCGCGAACCGCAGCGCAGCGTGCAGTTCTCCACCGAAGGCCTGTCGCTGGTCGCACTGGAGTCGGAAGAGCCCGCATCCACAAGCAGTACCGGCGCCCGCGCCGACGTCGCGCGCGGTGCGGTGCTGGTGATGGCCGGCATCGGCGGCCCCGACGCGATCCGCCGCCTGCTCGCCGCGCTGCCGGAAAGCTTCCCGCTGCCGCTGCTGGTGCAGTTGCGCCTGGACGGCGGCCGCTACGGCAACCTGGTCAAGCAGATCGCGCGCGTGTCCGCGCTGCCGGTGCTGCTGGCCGAAGCCGGCGAAGCGGTCGCCCCCGGCAATGTCTACATCCTGCCCGACGACGTCGGCGTGCACGGCACCGCCGGCCTGCGCTTCGTCGCCCAGGACGCCGGTGCCTCCGTGGTCGCCGGCCTGCCGGCCGCGCACAGCGCGGTGCTGCTGCTCAGCGGCAGCGATCCGCAGCAGGTCGACGCCGTGCTGGCACTGGCCGCGCAGGGCGCCTGGGTGGCCGGGCAATCCGGCGACGGCTGCTACGACCCCGCCGCCGGCGCGCAACTGATCCTGCAGGGCCATCCCGGCGGCGATCCGGCGCAGCTGGCCCAGGCCTTGACCGCGCGGTGGAGCGGCTGA
- a CDS encoding sialidase family protein, with protein MMSPSLFPLLSLFAVRALAGPAAVAPPQGPPSPIVYSEFVNAQAPTAQCHASTLVETRDGLLAAWFGGRHEGADDVAIWVARRDAQGWQPAQRVADGAQAQGAALPTWNPVLFQPAQGPLRLFYKVGPDPKRWWGMQTTSSDGGHHWSTPERLPAGILGPIKNKPVQLPSGRILSPSSSEDAGWVAHMEWSDDNGAHWTRGPAMNDPAKIGAIQPSVLLHKDGRLQAVGRSQQNHVFSTWSRDQGRTWEPMTLLDLANPNSGTDAVVLADGRSLLVYNPTEAGKDWWDGRGVLAVALSDDGLHWTRVLTLEDSPKDEFSYPAVIQTRDGKVHISYTWKRTRIKHVVLDPKRLTGTLAAGESR; from the coding sequence ATGATGTCGCCTTCGCTGTTTCCCCTGTTGTCGCTGTTCGCGGTGCGCGCCCTCGCCGGACCGGCCGCCGTCGCCCCGCCACAGGGGCCGCCCTCGCCCATCGTCTACAGCGAATTCGTCAACGCGCAGGCGCCGACCGCGCAGTGCCACGCCTCCACCCTGGTGGAAACCCGCGACGGCCTGCTCGCGGCCTGGTTCGGCGGCCGCCACGAAGGCGCCGACGATGTCGCGATCTGGGTGGCGCGCCGCGACGCGCAGGGCTGGCAACCGGCACAGCGCGTGGCCGACGGCGCGCAGGCGCAGGGCGCGGCGCTGCCGACCTGGAACCCGGTGCTGTTCCAGCCCGCGCAGGGGCCGCTGCGGCTGTTCTACAAGGTCGGCCCGGATCCCAAGCGCTGGTGGGGCATGCAGACCACCTCCAGCGACGGCGGCCATCACTGGTCCACGCCCGAGCGCCTGCCCGCCGGCATCCTCGGCCCGATCAAGAACAAACCGGTACAGCTGCCCAGCGGCCGCATCCTCAGCCCCAGCAGCAGCGAGGACGCCGGCTGGGTCGCGCACATGGAATGGTCCGACGACAACGGCGCGCACTGGACCCGCGGCCCGGCGATGAACGACCCGGCCAAGATCGGCGCGATCCAGCCCAGCGTGCTGCTGCACAAGGACGGCCGCCTGCAGGCGGTGGGCCGCAGCCAGCAGAACCACGTGTTCAGCACCTGGTCGCGCGACCAGGGCCGCACCTGGGAACCGATGACCCTGCTCGACCTGGCCAATCCCAATTCCGGCACCGACGCGGTGGTCCTGGCCGACGGCCGCTCGCTGCTGGTCTACAACCCGACCGAGGCCGGCAAGGACTGGTGGGACGGCCGCGGCGTGCTCGCCGTCGCCCTGTCCGACGACGGCCTGCACTGGACCCGCGTGCTGACCCTGGAAGACAGCCCCAAGGACGAGTTCTCCTACCCGGCGGTGATCCAGACCCGCGACGGCAAGGTGCACATCAGCTACACCTGGAAGCGCACCCGCATCAAGCATGTGGTGCTGGATCCGAAGCGGTTGACCGGCACGCTCGCAGCGGGCGAGTCACGCTGA
- a CDS encoding N(4)-(beta-N-acetylglucosaminyl)-L-asparaginase: MPQRRHFLKTAAFGALAAGLGGVLPGARAAVVKAQAKAGVGPLPNGAARVVSTWDFGVAANQAAWQVLSRGGAALDAVEAGVRVPEADPDNHTVGLGGYPDRDGRVTLDACIMDHTGGCGSVAALEDIVHAISVARRVMEKTPHVMLVGDGALQFALAQGFERTKLLTPESEQAWKEWLKTSHYAPEANIENRAYRRGTLPGGKDNHDTIGMLALDAHGNLSGACTTSGMAWKMHGRVGDSPIIGAGLYVDNEVGGATSTGVGEEVIRNVGSFAVVEMMRQGKSPAEACREVVMRIVRRKPELTRDLQVGFLAMNKRGEVGAFAIQAGFSYAVCDAQRQDLLLPGQSHFPAPAA; the protein is encoded by the coding sequence ATGCCGCAACGCCGTCACTTCCTGAAAACCGCCGCCTTCGGCGCTCTGGCCGCCGGGTTGGGCGGTGTGCTTCCGGGCGCACGCGCCGCCGTGGTCAAGGCGCAAGCCAAGGCCGGCGTCGGCCCCTTGCCAAACGGCGCAGCACGGGTGGTCTCCACCTGGGACTTCGGCGTCGCCGCCAACCAGGCGGCCTGGCAGGTGCTGTCGCGCGGTGGCGCGGCGCTGGATGCGGTGGAGGCTGGGGTGCGGGTGCCGGAGGCGGATCCGGACAATCACACGGTGGGGCTGGGCGGCTATCCGGACCGGGATGGGCGGGTCACGTTGGATGCCTGCATCATGGATCACACCGGTGGCTGCGGGTCGGTCGCGGCGCTGGAGGACATCGTGCATGCGATCTCGGTGGCGCGGCGGGTGATGGAGAAGACGCCGCATGTGATGCTGGTCGGCGATGGTGCGCTGCAGTTCGCGCTGGCGCAGGGCTTCGAGCGCACCAAGCTGCTCACGCCTGAGTCGGAACAGGCATGGAAGGAGTGGTTGAAGACGTCGCACTACGCGCCGGAAGCCAATATCGAGAATCGTGCCTATCGCCGCGGCACGCTGCCAGGCGGCAAGGACAACCACGACACCATCGGCATGCTGGCGCTGGATGCGCACGGCAATCTGTCCGGCGCCTGCACCACCAGCGGCATGGCCTGGAAGATGCACGGTCGGGTCGGCGACAGCCCGATCATCGGTGCGGGGTTGTACGTGGACAACGAGGTGGGCGGGGCGACCTCCACCGGTGTCGGCGAGGAGGTGATCCGCAACGTCGGCAGTTTCGCGGTGGTGGAGATGATGCGGCAGGGCAAGAGCCCGGCCGAGGCCTGCCGCGAGGTGGTGATGCGCATCGTGCGGCGTAAGCCGGAACTCACCCGCGACCTGCAGGTCGGGTTCCTGGCGATGAACAAGCGTGGCGAGGTCGGCGCGTTCGCGATCCAGGCCGGTTTCAGTTACGCGGTCTGCGATGCGCAGCGGCAGGATTTGCTGCTGCCTGGGCAGAGCCATTTTCCGGCGCCGGCGGCATGA
- a CDS encoding copper homeostasis protein CutC, with amino-acid sequence MGLEVAADAIGSALAAQDGGAMRVELCGGLDGGGLTPSFGTLAVVRDRLHIPLYVLIRPRVGDFVFDAAEVEAMRRDVEQCVRLGCDGVVLGALTAAGEVDMATMRELIAAAGSLGVTFHRAFDVSADPRRALEDVIVLGCERVLTSGARETAEEGAERIAELVQQAGTRLSVMPGSGVTEANLAQLRARTGAREFHGSARGPLASRALVPHPHVRSLGGDRMQTDVARVRRMVALLGE; translated from the coding sequence ATGGGGCTGGAAGTGGCCGCCGATGCGATCGGCTCGGCGCTGGCCGCGCAGGACGGCGGGGCGATGCGGGTGGAACTGTGCGGCGGCCTGGATGGCGGCGGCTTGACGCCGTCGTTCGGCACGCTGGCAGTGGTGCGCGATCGGCTGCACATTCCGCTGTACGTGCTGATCCGTCCGCGGGTGGGCGATTTCGTGTTCGACGCCGCGGAAGTGGAGGCGATGCGCCGCGACGTGGAGCAGTGCGTGCGGCTTGGTTGCGACGGCGTGGTGCTGGGCGCGCTGACCGCGGCTGGCGAGGTCGACATGGCGACGATGCGCGAGCTGATCGCTGCGGCCGGTTCGCTCGGCGTCACCTTCCATCGCGCCTTCGACGTCAGTGCCGATCCGCGGCGTGCGTTGGAGGACGTGATCGTGCTGGGCTGCGAGCGGGTGCTGACCTCCGGTGCGCGCGAGACCGCGGAAGAGGGCGCCGAACGGATCGCCGAGTTGGTGCAGCAGGCCGGCACGCGCCTGAGCGTGATGCCCGGCTCTGGCGTCACCGAGGCCAACCTGGCGCAGTTGCGTGCGCGCACCGGGGCGCGGGAGTTCCATGGCTCGGCGCGCGGGCCGTTGGCGTCGCGGGCGCTGGTGCCGCATCCGCATGTGCGCAGCCTGGGCGGCGACCGCATGCAGACCGATGTGGCGCGCGTGCGGCGGATGGTGGCGTTGTTGGGGGAGTAG
- a CDS encoding RHS repeat-associated core domain-containing protein, whose amino-acid sequence MRGFLPFLFSVFMGGMCCLVPPSAEAQAVGQYCYQSCFGSLDEAEAEMRSALAYGAYLVRDEAVITDGDSSAPSYQIRYKVKRQPPSYISSSGFLIGGNGPGSTKPSICAANSDPILKDYCADESEMVQGWMNLMRYNSPDCTISNERITGAYGEPFVQSVLYHSGLGMLTFDLPGFKWLKYSISCPGWDDPTPSPRETTLVKTRVYSCPAGLKPVVGYGPSYSPSGSSTSVVEYPYLCDNSDAPIIYVKGIDQTKSCAVNANPCFPATGDKFRQEDDLVFAGRSFQRFYHSVQQLQVGMGMAPGWSHSFADLVGSGGGYMVTYDGFFEQFVRVADGKYRGRRNAAEMMSRSSDGIWTLVQANGDRRIYNAQGRLASIKSSASPAFDIDFVYSGESLVKAIDGLGHVLTFAYSNGFLDKVTLDDGSYVKYDYDAAQNLVSVTRSDGSVRAYRYGESGHAPAGRAHLLTGIEEDGVRYATFSYASDGRVAGSSLHANGAEVETTSITYSGASSAQVLQPNGASYTYQFGQGLFRQIEAISGPDGTRAMSFDAGRPVSITDRLGNSTQFSYQDSLDDQGASSSTVTEGAGTSYQRSKTLTRDSENQVVAQQGSEGSGTTSLSRAVYAAGRVTFRCQYDVSVSAASAYVCGSMASAPAGVRQVAYTYCADSDLADGSSNCPKLGLLKQVDGARTDVSDATSFTYYPIDDSTCTTSPTTCPHRKGDLWKVTNALGQVTEYLAYDGVGRVLSVKNANGVVTDYTYHPRGWLTASKVRGADDSSESDDRITTIDYWPIGLVKQVTQPDGAFTRFTYDAAHRLTDIADNAGNAIHYTLDNAGNRVKEDTKDASGTLKRTLSRVYNQLGQLATQATAQGDPTDFGYDPNGNTKTVTDALGHVTQNDYDPLNRLARTLQDVGGIAAETTFGYDALDNLTKVTDPKGLDTTYAYNGLGDLTKLTSPDTGSTTYTYDSAGNRATQTDARNIKTSYGYDALNRLTQVTYPTTSLNVSYTYDVSQTTCASGETYGVGRLTRMKDGSGSTDYCYDRFGDLVRKVQTTNGKVFVVRYAYTKAGQLSRLTYPDGAVVDYVRNAQGQTTEVGVTPPSGTRQILLNQATYYPFGPVAGWTYGNGRPMQRVLDQDYRPLAVNDTRSDGLAVGFAFDPVGNLSALTAPGNTVPVVKLDYDPLGRLTAFKDGPTDTVIDGYTYDATGNRLSAKVNTTTQSYSYPTTSHRLSSVAGTSRGYDAAGNTTAIGGTAVQYVYGANGRLVQVKRSGTTVANYAYNGRGEQVRRVGKTNTYTLYDESGHWLGDYDNNGAVVQQAIWLDDLPVGVLAKTTLRYVQPDHLGTPRAVIDPVRDVAIWRWDLKGEAFGNTAPDQDPDKDGTAFVLDMRFPGQRYDALSGLNQNYFRDYESGTGRYVQSDPIGLMGGVSSYSYVFSSPFSFIDPLGLTPDPACAAAWITTCTVVGGGIGYWGGGILGGLAGSEVPVAGNAAGFVVGSQLGGMGGAAAGGVTGGATASVVCPEEKKCPPCKLMDGTQIAPGTIGYRHDLVPPSTPHYPYAGDHYNLYRANQNPNNCWCFWRPIGASDAAGGLPPPPGSIPIQDFVN is encoded by the coding sequence ATGCGTGGATTTTTGCCTTTCCTGTTCAGTGTTTTTATGGGCGGGATGTGCTGTCTTGTTCCGCCTTCGGCAGAGGCGCAGGCAGTGGGGCAATATTGTTATCAGTCCTGTTTTGGCTCGCTTGATGAAGCTGAGGCTGAAATGCGTTCAGCCCTTGCTTATGGCGCTTATCTTGTCAGAGATGAGGCTGTCATCACCGACGGTGATTCGTCCGCGCCATCCTACCAAATTAGGTATAAGGTAAAGCGTCAGCCCCCATCCTATATCAGTTCATCAGGGTTTTTGATTGGTGGAAATGGGCCTGGCAGTACTAAGCCATCCATTTGTGCGGCCAACTCCGATCCGATCTTAAAAGATTACTGCGCCGATGAGTCGGAGATGGTGCAGGGGTGGATGAATTTGATGCGTTATAATTCTCCGGATTGTACAATCTCCAATGAGCGTATAACCGGTGCTTACGGTGAGCCATTTGTTCAGAGCGTTCTTTATCATAGTGGGCTTGGAATGCTCACTTTTGATCTTCCTGGATTTAAGTGGTTGAAATATAGCATTTCATGCCCTGGCTGGGATGATCCCACTCCTTCTCCTCGGGAGACTACGCTTGTAAAAACAAGAGTTTATTCTTGTCCGGCAGGGTTGAAGCCGGTTGTGGGGTACGGCCCTTCATATAGTCCGTCTGGAAGTTCTACGTCTGTGGTTGAGTATCCGTACCTTTGTGATAACTCTGATGCGCCAATTATCTATGTAAAAGGTATTGATCAGACGAAGTCTTGTGCAGTCAACGCAAATCCATGCTTTCCTGCGACTGGAGATAAGTTTAGGCAGGAAGATGATTTGGTCTTTGCAGGCAGAAGCTTTCAACGCTTCTATCACTCTGTTCAGCAACTTCAGGTCGGCATGGGGATGGCGCCGGGTTGGAGTCATTCGTTTGCTGACCTTGTAGGCTCCGGTGGGGGCTACATGGTTACCTATGACGGATTTTTTGAGCAGTTCGTCAGGGTGGCTGACGGTAAATATAGAGGTCGTAGAAACGCGGCTGAGATGATGTCGCGTTCTTCCGATGGTATTTGGACTCTTGTCCAGGCAAACGGGGATCGGCGGATATATAACGCCCAGGGGCGCCTCGCTTCCATTAAGTCTAGCGCTTCTCCGGCGTTTGACATTGATTTTGTATATTCAGGAGAGAGTCTGGTCAAGGCAATTGATGGGCTTGGGCATGTCTTGACTTTTGCCTATAGCAATGGATTTCTCGATAAGGTGACATTGGACGATGGGAGTTACGTCAAATATGATTACGATGCTGCCCAGAATCTAGTGAGCGTCACCCGTTCTGACGGAAGCGTTCGGGCCTACCGTTACGGAGAGTCAGGGCATGCGCCTGCGGGGCGTGCGCACCTGCTGACTGGTATTGAAGAAGATGGCGTTCGATACGCGACCTTCAGTTATGCAAGTGATGGGCGGGTGGCGGGCAGCAGCCTGCATGCAAACGGAGCGGAGGTGGAAACGACCTCCATCACCTACTCTGGCGCCAGTAGCGCACAAGTTTTGCAGCCTAATGGCGCGAGCTATACATATCAGTTCGGACAAGGCCTTTTCCGCCAGATCGAAGCCATCAGCGGCCCTGATGGGACCAGGGCAATGAGTTTCGACGCAGGGCGGCCCGTCTCCATTACGGATAGGTTGGGGAACTCCACTCAATTCAGCTATCAGGATTCTTTGGATGACCAAGGTGCCTCTTCGAGCACTGTGACTGAGGGGGCTGGTACGTCTTACCAAAGATCTAAAACCCTTACTCGCGACTCGGAGAATCAGGTCGTGGCGCAGCAAGGGAGCGAGGGGAGTGGAACAACGTCTCTTTCTCGTGCAGTTTACGCTGCAGGGCGGGTGACCTTCCGCTGTCAGTACGATGTGTCGGTTTCTGCTGCTTCTGCCTATGTCTGCGGTTCGATGGCAAGTGCGCCCGCTGGTGTCCGACAGGTTGCCTATACCTATTGCGCGGATAGCGACTTGGCTGATGGTTCAAGTAATTGTCCGAAGTTGGGACTTCTAAAGCAGGTCGATGGCGCGCGCACCGACGTCAGCGACGCCACCAGCTTTACCTATTACCCCATCGACGACAGCACCTGCACCACGTCCCCGACCACCTGCCCACACCGCAAGGGCGACCTGTGGAAGGTGACCAACGCGCTGGGCCAGGTCACCGAGTACCTGGCCTATGACGGCGTTGGTCGCGTGCTGTCGGTGAAGAACGCCAACGGCGTGGTCACCGACTACACGTATCACCCGCGCGGTTGGCTGACCGCCAGCAAGGTGCGTGGGGCCGACGACAGTAGCGAAAGCGACGATCGCATCACCACGATCGACTACTGGCCGATCGGCCTGGTCAAGCAGGTGACGCAACCCGATGGCGCGTTCACCCGCTTCACCTACGACGCCGCGCACCGGCTGACCGATATCGCCGACAACGCCGGCAACGCCATCCACTACACGCTGGACAATGCCGGCAACCGGGTCAAGGAAGACACCAAGGACGCATCAGGCACGCTCAAGCGCACACTCTCTCGGGTGTACAACCAGCTCGGCCAACTGGCGACGCAGGCCACTGCCCAAGGCGATCCGACCGACTTCGGCTACGACCCCAACGGCAATACCAAGACCGTCACCGACGCGCTTGGCCATGTCACCCAGAACGACTACGACCCGCTCAACCGCCTGGCGCGGACCCTGCAGGACGTGGGTGGCATCGCCGCCGAGACCACCTTCGGCTACGACGCCCTGGACAACCTGACCAAGGTCACAGACCCCAAGGGGCTGGATACCACCTATGCCTACAACGGCCTGGGCGACCTGACCAAGCTCACCAGCCCGGACACCGGCAGCACCACGTACACCTACGACAGTGCCGGCAACCGCGCCACCCAGACCGACGCGCGCAACATCAAGACCAGCTACGGCTACGACGCGCTGAACCGGCTGACCCAGGTCACCTATCCGACCACCAGCCTCAACGTCAGCTACACCTACGATGTCAGCCAGACCACCTGCGCCAGCGGCGAGACCTATGGTGTTGGCCGCCTGACCCGGATGAAGGACGGCAGCGGCAGCACTGACTACTGCTACGACCGCTTCGGCGATCTGGTCCGCAAGGTGCAGACGACCAACGGCAAGGTGTTCGTGGTCCGCTATGCCTATACCAAAGCTGGGCAGCTGAGCCGGCTGACCTATCCGGATGGGGCTGTGGTGGACTATGTGCGCAACGCCCAGGGCCAGACCACCGAGGTCGGGGTGACCCCTCCTAGCGGCACCCGCCAGATCCTGCTGAACCAGGCCACCTACTATCCGTTTGGCCCGGTCGCCGGCTGGACCTACGGCAATGGCCGTCCCATGCAGCGCGTGCTGGACCAGGACTACCGCCCGCTGGCAGTCAACGACACGCGCAGCGATGGGTTGGCGGTGGGCTTTGCCTTCGATCCGGTCGGCAATCTCAGCGCGCTGACCGCGCCGGGCAACACCGTGCCGGTGGTCAAGCTGGACTACGACCCGTTGGGCCGGCTGACCGCGTTCAAGGACGGCCCGACCGATACGGTGATCGACGGCTACACCTACGACGCCACGGGCAACCGCCTCAGCGCCAAGGTCAATACCACCACGCAGAGCTATAGCTATCCGACCACGAGCCACCGCCTGAGCAGCGTGGCCGGCACATCACGCGGCTATGACGCGGCGGGCAACACCACGGCAATCGGCGGCACGGCCGTGCAGTACGTATACGGCGCCAATGGCCGATTGGTGCAGGTCAAGCGCAGCGGCACCACCGTGGCGAACTACGCCTACAACGGCCGCGGCGAGCAAGTACGGCGGGTGGGCAAGACCAACACCTACACCCTGTACGACGAGAGCGGCCACTGGCTGGGCGACTACGACAACAACGGCGCAGTCGTACAGCAGGCGATCTGGCTGGACGATCTGCCGGTCGGCGTGCTGGCCAAGACCACGCTGCGCTACGTGCAGCCTGATCACCTGGGCACGCCGCGCGCGGTGATCGACCCGGTCCGCGACGTGGCGATCTGGCGCTGGGACCTGAAGGGCGAAGCGTTCGGTAACACCGCTCCGGACCAGGATCCGGACAAGGACGGCACTGCCTTCGTGCTCGACATGCGTTTCCCGGGGCAGCGCTATGACGCGCTGAGCGGGCTCAACCAGAACTACTTCCGCGACTACGAGTCGGGCACGGGGCGGTATGTGCAGAGTGATCCGATTGGGTTGATGGGAGGAGTTAGCTCTTACAGCTATGTCTTCAGTAGTCCGTTCTCTTTTATTGATCCGCTTGGATTGACTCCAGATCCCGCTTGTGCTGCTGCATGGATAACGACATGCACGGTTGTTGGCGGAGGGATTGGGTACTGGGGTGGTGGAATTTTGGGTGGCCTTGCAGGCTCTGAGGTTCCTGTAGCTGGAAATGCGGCGGGCTTTGTCGTTGGATCTCAACTGGGCGGAATGGGAGGCGCAGCTGCTGGAGGGGTGACCGGTGGAGCAACTGCAAGTGTCGTCTGTCCCGAAGAAAAAAAGTGTCCGCCTTGTAAATTGATGGATGGCACTCAAATCGCCCCGGGAACTATTGGTTATAGGCATGACTTGGTTCCGCCATCCACGCCTCATTATCCATACGCTGGCGACCATTACAATTTGTATCGGGCAAACCAGAATCCAAATAATTGTTGGTGCTTTTGGCGGCCTATCGGTGCGTCTGATGCCGCAGGTGGGTTGCCTCCTCCGCCAGGATCGATACCAATTCAGGATTTTGTTAACTAA